CCCACAGGCGTAGGAGTACATATCGTCAAAGATGGATTCCCGGATGAATCCCGCTGTGGTTATCATGATGAGAAGCGGCTGCCGCCTTGCGCTCATACTCTGTTTCATAACCTCGTAAAGGTTCCGGTCTTTCACGCCGTGCAGTTCGTCCATAATCACGCAATGCGCATTCAGGCCGTCAAGGGTGTCGCTGTTCTTTCCTAAGGGTTTGAAAGAGGAGAGGGTGGCAGGGAAGTAAAGGTCCGCCTTACGCTTTTTAATGTGCCTGGAAAGATCGGGGGATTGCTTCACCATGTTATGGGTCTCCTCGAAGATGAGGGCTGCCTGATCCTTCTTTGTGGCCGTGCTGTAGATCATCGCTCCGCCCTCGCCGTCGGCAATCATCATGTAAAGAGCAATCCCGGCTAACAGAGAGCTTTTCCCGTTCTTCCTCGCCACATAGAACAGGCTCTCCCGGTATCGCCTAAGCCCGGTCTCGGGGTGGATAAATCCGAATAAGGCAGAGATATAAGCTTTCTGGAATAATTCCAGCTTGAGCGGTTTCCCTGCCCATTCCCCCTTACTGTGCTTACAAAACGTCTCAATAAACTGGATGGGACGGTTGGCCTTCTCTTCATCGAAGAGGTATTTCCCAGGGTTCCTGATCTCGTCCACAAGCTTCTGATACTGTTTCCTTACCCTCTTAGATACCAATACCTTTCCGCTTTCAATGGCCTCCCAGTATTGGAGAACATAATTCATTCTTAATTCCCCTTGATGAAGTCTAGGAGGGGATCGTCTTTCTTCTTTTCGGTCTTAGGGAGGAGGTCTGTTAGCTGCTTATAGGTATTGTTGTAATTCTTGAGGGTGACGTTGTAGGCCTTTAGGGCCGGGTGTTCCCTGAGAAACTGCTGCTTTCCCTGTTTAAACATGGCGGTAGGGCCCTGCTCTTCAATCTGCTGCTTCAGGGTATTCAGGGTCTTCTGCATAAACTCCAGTTCGCCATAGAGGCTCTTGGCAATGGGAAGCTTATCCTCAGGAACCAATTTCAAAATGTCCTTAAGTTTCTTCATCTCATTAGAAATGTTGGTCACCTTGGCTAATGTCATGGTAAATCCTACCTTTCTTGGTAATCGTTTATCTCTCCCAATATATGGAATACAAGGGAGAGGTTTTGTGAGGGCCCGCGCCGGTCCCCAGGCGGTTAGCCTGCTGCACTGGACCGGGGGGAGTCAATTTGGATTAGATTTCCATTTACGTCAAAGGTTAATCCATCGGCTGTGATTTGGCTGCCATGAATACAATTATGGCATTCATGACACAAGGCCATTAGGTTATCCCAGTTTAACGTCACATAAGGGTCATCAATGTTTTCCGGTGTGATGGGATTCTTATGGTGAACAATAACCGCCAATCCCCCGCAACGTTCACAGATATAGTGTCGGCTCTTCAAGAAGCCATCCCTGCACTTGATCCAGGCTCTGCTTTTATAGAACGCTTTCGCATAGTCCTGAGCCATTGGCCTTGCTCCTCCTTTTGGGCTAACAGGGGTGCTCATTATGTGAGCATCCTTTTGGTTACCTGTAGTAGGTGGCCCGCCTTAGGGTAAAGTTCTTCCTATCGCCGTTAAGGCGGTGAGAAGGCTGTCGATGGTTTTCTTTAACCGTTCGGTGTCCGGCCCTTGTGGGTTATACCACAGTTCCAAGATAAACTTAGCGGTGGTCTTGGCTAATGGGTGGATCGGTTCCGTTTCCCAGTTCTTTCCTGTTGATACTTCCAGGTAATGAGGGATTGCCTCTAGTAATGGAACCAAGATCACATCATTATCCGGTCCATCTACCCTGACGGCATCCCTGGCCTCTTCGATGGTGAGGATCATGGTATCACTCCTTTATGAAAAGGGGATACCAGCGTTTACACTGATACCCCCTTGGTTAGAATGGATTAAGCTGTCGCCCTGGAGAGTTTCACAAAGGCCTCGCTTACCAAAGGCTTGGTATCGGCAATAGCCATTGCCCGGTAGTCAATAAGCCCGCTCGTGAATCCAGATTCCCGGCTTACTTCAATCATGATCCCTTGAGGGAGATTGTATCCAAGGTATTGGAAGTTCCCCAGGAGAATCACGTCATCGGGGATGAAGTCATCCACTACCACAGGGCGGCCTAGGATATACCCAATCCCTTCCGTCTTAGGATCTGTGATGAAGATGGGTCTTCCCTGGCTATCCTCCAGGCCATAAACCAGGTTATACAGGGTAGCGTTGTTCATCGCAAAGGCGGATCCTCCTGCATACCCTCTCTTGAGCATAGCCATCATCTTGGTAAAGTCCTTATAGGTCGGGGTTCCGTTAAGCGGGAAGGTAAAGCTGTTGGTTTCGTCCCAGGTGATCCCGGTTAATACGCCGGTCCCCTGATTGACTCCGGTTCCGTTCACCAAAGCATCCGCAATGGTTTCCATCACGCTTGCGTTAAGCTCCTGAATGAGGTAGGCCTCAAAGGCGCTAATAGAAGTCCGGCTTACGGCTGCGCTCATGGAGAAGATCTTCAGGATCTCATAAGCGTTAAAGCTAATGTTGGTAGTGGTAAGGCTCTGGCGGTCTACCACGGTTCCCTCCGTATGCCATGCCGCCTTGGTTGCAGGGGTCCCGATGGGTACGGATACCTTGGCCGGCAGGTTGAAGTTCCTGGCCACGCTGATTAAACCGCCCATTTCCCGTGCCTTGCTAATCACTTCATTCAGGGTGACGGTGGGGAGAACGGCTGCGCTATTGGTGGTCGTGTTGAACGCATCGGCCCTCCGTTCCGTCTCCATGAGCTCCTTGGCCCTGTTAAAGACCTTGGTCTCAAGATCGGTCATCTTCTGTCCCAGGAGGTTCTTGAAGAAGGCGCTGCGGTACTCCTGGCTTGCGAAGAGATCCCCTTCCGGCAAGCGGTCCTTTACCTGAAAGCTCATGCCGGTTACAGGGTTAAAAGACTGTCCTTGAGGAGCTTTACTCCGCTCCTCGATGTTCTTTTTGGCCTCCTTCAGGCCATCCAGTTCAATGTTTAAGGCCTGAATGTCGGCATTGGGGTCCGTGTCAATGATCTTGCCGATCTCTTGCGCCCGTTGTTCAATCTGGGCAAGGGTATAGTTCCGGTAAAAGTTAAACGCTTCTTGAACGGTATTAAATTTCATGGTTAAATGCTCCTCCTTAGGATCTGATGGATTTTAATTTTCGCCGCTGCCCTCTCCGGGGATTTGAGTTTCTCCCGCATCCCTAGAATGGCGGTTCTCGCCTCCACGGATGTTTGGGGATAGGCAGGAAAGGGGGTAATGGACACTTCATAGACTTTCTCAATTCGGGTAATGGTTCGGGTGTTCGTGATCGGGTCAAAGGTGCTGCCGCCCTCTGGGACCTTAAACGCAAAGCTCATGCCCGATAGATCGCCTCTCCGTACTGCCGTATGGATGGCTCTTGCTTCTTCGGTATCGGGGAGATGAGCCACCATCCTTAAGCCTGCCGGCTCGATGGTAAGTTTCATCGTCTTTGGAGTTCTCGCCAAGGGGATCTTGGAGAGGTCGTGATTATATATTAAACGGGTATCGCTCAGGTCTGCCGAATCCAGAGCGCCGCGTTTAATCACTTCGGTATATTCGCCAAAGGCCTCTTGAATGGTCGTTGGCTGTTCAAACACAATGGGATAGCCTTCAAGGATCAGATCGTTTCCTTCGGCTGCCCGGATCTCTGCAGTCCTAATTTCCTTCATTGTGATCTTCCTCACTTTCGGTTGATTCTAATTCGGATTCAATCTCCAGGATGATCTCCGTTAATTTACTCATTGTTACCTCCTAACTGGTATTGGTCGGCCTTCTCTGCGCTCACCACGTTAAGGGTCTGTAAGCGTCTATCCCCATCCTCCACGGATGGGAGGTTCAGGATCTCCAAGGCTTGGTTGATGGTAAACAGGCCAAGGGGCATGAGCTCCTTCAGGATGTTGGTTTTGGTCGTGTTGCTCGCAAACTGAAGCCTGTTGCTCTCCAAGAGAATGGAATTCCCAAAGGCTTGTTCCCTGGGCGTAAAGAGCTTGTCCGTAAGTTCCAGGGAGAATTGAAGGGCTAAAGGCTCGATCACGGATTCATAGAAGGCGGCCCATTCCTCCTCGTTGTAGGTGGAATTGACGATCTTCTCAGAGATCCCTAGGTAGTCATAGATCTTTTGCTTTACGGCCTGGAGCTGTTTGTCGTCTATGCTATAGGGTTTAAGCTCTAAGGGAATGTACTCCGATTTGGAATCTAAGGCCGCAATCCCTCCAGCGTTGGTGATGGTCAAATAATCGTTGATGAAGGCTTCTTTCTCGGCTTTAAGCTTCTCCGGGGAGAGGACCTGCTGGAATTTGAGGATTCCTCGGATGGTCGCATTGGCCCGGATGGCATTTTTAAGGCCTTCATTCTGGGTATGGGCCAAGTCCAGGGTGGGGAGGATGGCCGTATTCGGATCTCCCAATAAATCGTTCCCGTTGAAGTGCCGCCTTACGGTAAACACTTCTGAAAAAGGCAGGGTGACTTCCTGTCCGCCGGAAAATACGAATCTAGCGTAAAGCGTTCCGGTCGCATCCATGAGGTATTCCATGCTCAAGGGACGTAACGGCCATATGGCTTGTAGATTACCTCTCTCGTCCTTCTGGAGATAGGCAAAGGCATTGTTGAACAGGTAGTAATGGGTGGTAAGTTTATAGAGCAGGTCATAGGCGGTCATATACGGGTTCGGCCTCACTTGGAGGATCCGGTTTAAGAAGCTGTCCCCAGGCCTTCTCTGTCCTCCCATCGTAACCACGTGAGAGGCTTTCAGTTTAGCAGCGTTCCGGGCAATCGCATCCACGGCCGCCCGGTAAATGTCGCTCTCATAGGCATCTCCAGAGAAGGGAGTGAAGGTGGCCGGGCTTCCGCTCATCACGTCCACACGGTCTACCCTGGACGGTTCTTTCTTTCGGTTGAATAGTCTTTGTAGAAGATTAGGCATTTTATACCCTCCTAAGAATATTTTAACTCATATTCTAAAAAATATCAACTAAGGTAATTATTAACTTAAGATAAATCTAAGAATTCATTTCCGCTTTTCATAAACGACAATAGTCTTAAGATAGCTCCTCGCTTATGCTCTTTAGGCACTTTGATAATCAAAATCCCCCTATCATCCCCGTTGAAAAAAGCATAGATTCCATTCGGTCGATATGGATTATCTCCTTCGGTCCAAATAAGCATCTCTGCCTTTGATAAATCTACAAGTTTTTCATCTGGTGTAAGTACCCATTTCATTTTTTGCCGTCTCCCTTCTTATTTTTAATTCCATTTACTTACAATACTTCCAACACACATTCTTACCTCTTACTTTCATATCCGTTACTTAGTCGACACTCGACACTTTATCGCTAATTGCTTGATACATAAGGCTTTATAGCCATTTTTCTTGGTCGACGATACGTCGACACTTTGTCGACACTTTCTCAAAAACCTAGCTAAACTGTCGAGTAACTGTCGACTATTTGTCGAGTTCAAAAAATCGCTTAAACATCTTGTTTGATAAGGTTTTTTTAAAAAACTGTCGAGTGTCGAGTAAGTGTTGATATATATAGCTCAAAGCCTATCCCCCTTTTACCAGTTTAATTTTTTGGGATTTGCCGTCTTTTACATCTATGGCGTGTCCCCTTTGAATAATCTCATTCACCAATGCAACGGCTTCAGTAGCTTTTTTTACTCCTGCTACTTTGTATCTAACAAGATCCCTATAACTAACCTCTCCTCCATGCTTCTCAATCCACTTGATTGCTAATCTGATCTTTTTGTCCTCAGGTGTCTCCCTGAGCATCGAATATACTTTTCTAGCGTGTGATTTTAGGTATTGCATTAGTTTAATGGTTCTAATCATAGTCTCATAATCTACATTCTCTTTGTTGTTCACTTCGCCGGTAACGTATCGTAATAAATGGAGGACCATTGATATGCGTAAAGAATAACTCCCAAACTTAGCCCAAGGCCCTAAGAGATGTTCTGGGAAATCATCTGCTTCTTGCTCATTTATGTTTCCCCTCATCCATTCCATCCATGTATCTAAGGCATCTTTGGTAAGATTTAATTCTATTTGCCCTTCTAAACCTATTTCATTAAGCTTTTTACATGCATTATCCCAAGCTTGCTTAGTCTCAATAGAAACAACATCTAAGGTAATATCTTGTTTAACCGGTTCAGGGAAAGCGAATATGAACCGGTGTATAAACCCGTCCGTTTCTGACATCTCGCTTCTTAGCTGTCCTAAGGTCTGAGGCTGGATTCCTCCGGTAAAGCCCACAAACGGGTTAGTAATATAAAGCGGCTCTCTTCCTTTTCTATTGACCATAAGACTGGTGCCGCTCCACAAAGACAATGCTTGCTGCTTGTCGGATCCCTTCCCGCCTTTGTATTGATTCATGGATAGTACCCATCCGGCTGCTTCATCTTGATAAATGAGAAGCCCATTATTGTTAATTTTTAGTAGTTCGGCCAAGGATTCTATGGTAGCGTCCGTTGTATAAATTTGCCTCATTATAGGGGGAATGGGCTTCGGTTGCTTCTTGTCCTCCGCATGGCGCTGAAGTTCCTCTTCATACTGCGCTTTTTCAAACTCATAGCGCATTTTAAGCCGCTCTTGGATGGAGAAAATTGGCTCCATCAATAATTTAAGAGCTGGTGTTTTCTTATCTCCTGGTTTACCAATGATAAGAGACCATATCCTAGCATATTCCTTCCAATCGTCCTTTGGTTTAATATAAGCGCTGTTTCCTATGAGAGAGCCTGCTATTGACAACATGGGCACTCCTAGAAAATCAGGAGGACAATATAACGATTTGGAGGCTTCCTTTATGAATCGTTGTAAAGGCTCTGGAAATACCTCTGGAAAAGGTTCTACCTTCTCTTCCTTAAACGGTACTGCTAAAGTTTCTTCATCAAAATATTCTACAGGTGTTATAATACTGCTAGATCCTTTTTCGTATCTTAAGGCACTTCTGATGAGCGTTTGAATCTCCCTATCACCCAATGGCGGTGATACAAGGTAAGCATTCATCATCTCGATAATCTTATAGATCTCATCATCCGTGTAACCGTACTGTTGAAGCCTGCTTGCGTGCCTAAATAGAGTATCGTTCCTTGCGCCCTCCGCTATAGGTAGCTCAAATGGGCGCTCTTCTTTTTTTGTGCTTAATATCTCCAGCCAACTAGGAAGAGGGGATAATGCTTCATCACTGACAGTTTCCCAGTATCTTCCTATTGTTGTCGCGGATGGTAAAACGATATACCCTTTATTTGGTAACCTATAATCCGCAAGGAAACCTAAAGGAGTAAAGGCCTTCACGTTCTGCCGTTCCACTCTTCCGGTATCCCGAAAGATAAACTGTCCCCCGTGCGGTGTTATGATGTAATGGTATTTAAGGCCTTGCTCCTTTAAAACGCCGTTTAATAGCTCCGCTTCGGCCTTATCGTCAATATCGACTACAATATAACCAGATGGAATGAGCATCCCTATCCATCCGCCTTGGATCACATCCAATGCCCAGGCTTCATCGCTAGATATTCCTTTGTAATCCGGTGAATTCCATCCGGTCTCTAAAGGTTTTTTTGCTTCACTGTACCTTTTCTCCGGTGGTTTAATGACTCTATTCTTATCAGATTCCCCTTTTAAGGGAATAAGCTTGCAATTGAATAGGCTTATTATCTCGTCAAAATCTAATATCCTTCCTAAGTTCAAAGAAGTTTCTTTAAGCTCCATTCGACTCCCCCCTCATGCCTTCGTAAAGGTAAAAATTTTATCTATCAACCAAAGCGTATTTGTGCTAAACTGAAAATGGTATTGGCAGTAAGGGACCAAATGTTTTTGGAGCAGTCCCCTACTGCCTCGGATACTAATTCCCTTTTGTCCCGCCTTCCCTAAAAAGGCGGTTTTTTCTCTTTTAAGCATCTTTCTTCCATACGCCTGGAAGAGCTGTACCTCCTTGATCCATCCACTCTTGGAGCTTATCAGGATCAAAGCGCAATTGCCGACCAATGCGGATCGCTGGGATGATTCCCTCCCTCACTTGGGTATAAACGCTTTGGACCGAAAGATTCAGGATCTCCGCTACATCCTCAACTAAAAGCAGCTTCTTTTCCATCGTTTTTCTCCTCCTTTTTATTTGACTGCCGAATTTAATTCGGTCTCCATATACTTCTTCAAATACTCCTGTTGTAGCCTAAGACCGTCCTCCTCTTTGCCAATGTAGATATGATCTCCTGAGATGTTTAGCACTCGTAA
The DNA window shown above is from Thermicanus aegyptius DSM 12793 and carries:
- a CDS encoding HNH endonuclease, with translation MAQDYAKAFYKSRAWIKCRDGFLKSRHYICERCGGLAVIVHHKNPITPENIDDPYVTLNWDNLMALCHECHNCIHGSQITADGLTFDVNGNLIQIDSPRSSAAG
- a CDS encoding phage gp6-like head-tail connector protein, yielding MILTIEEARDAVRVDGPDNDVILVPLLEAIPHYLEVSTGKNWETEPIHPLAKTTAKFILELWYNPQGPDTERLKKTIDSLLTALTAIGRTLP
- a CDS encoding phage major capsid protein; translation: MKFNTVQEAFNFYRNYTLAQIEQRAQEIGKIIDTDPNADIQALNIELDGLKEAKKNIEERSKAPQGQSFNPVTGMSFQVKDRLPEGDLFASQEYRSAFFKNLLGQKMTDLETKVFNRAKELMETERRADAFNTTTNSAAVLPTVTLNEVISKAREMGGLISVARNFNLPAKVSVPIGTPATKAAWHTEGTVVDRQSLTTTNISFNAYEILKIFSMSAAVSRTSISAFEAYLIQELNASVMETIADALVNGTGVNQGTGVLTGITWDETNSFTFPLNGTPTYKDFTKMMAMLKRGYAGGSAFAMNNATLYNLVYGLEDSQGRPIFITDPKTEGIGYILGRPVVVDDFIPDDVILLGNFQYLGYNLPQGIMIEVSRESGFTSGLIDYRAMAIADTKPLVSEAFVKLSRATA
- a CDS encoding HK97 family phage prohead protease, with protein sequence MKEIRTAEIRAAEGNDLILEGYPIVFEQPTTIQEAFGEYTEVIKRGALDSADLSDTRLIYNHDLSKIPLARTPKTMKLTIEPAGLRMVAHLPDTEEARAIHTAVRRGDLSGMSFAFKVPEGGSTFDPITNTRTITRIEKVYEVSITPFPAYPQTSVEARTAILGMREKLKSPERAAAKIKIHQILRRSI
- a CDS encoding phage portal protein, yielding MPNLLQRLFNRKKEPSRVDRVDVMSGSPATFTPFSGDAYESDIYRAAVDAIARNAAKLKASHVVTMGGQRRPGDSFLNRILQVRPNPYMTAYDLLYKLTTHYYLFNNAFAYLQKDERGNLQAIWPLRPLSMEYLMDATGTLYARFVFSGGQEVTLPFSEVFTVRRHFNGNDLLGDPNTAILPTLDLAHTQNEGLKNAIRANATIRGILKFQQVLSPEKLKAEKEAFINDYLTITNAGGIAALDSKSEYIPLELKPYSIDDKQLQAVKQKIYDYLGISEKIVNSTYNEEEWAAFYESVIEPLALQFSLELTDKLFTPREQAFGNSILLESNRLQFASNTTKTNILKELMPLGLFTINQALEILNLPSVEDGDRRLQTLNVVSAEKADQYQLGGNNE
- a CDS encoding DUF3987 domain-containing protein; the protein is MELKETSLNLGRILDFDEIISLFNCKLIPLKGESDKNRVIKPPEKRYSEAKKPLETGWNSPDYKGISSDEAWALDVIQGGWIGMLIPSGYIVVDIDDKAEAELLNGVLKEQGLKYHYIITPHGGQFIFRDTGRVERQNVKAFTPLGFLADYRLPNKGYIVLPSATTIGRYWETVSDEALSPLPSWLEILSTKKEERPFELPIAEGARNDTLFRHASRLQQYGYTDDEIYKIIEMMNAYLVSPPLGDREIQTLIRSALRYEKGSSSIITPVEYFDEETLAVPFKEEKVEPFPEVFPEPLQRFIKEASKSLYCPPDFLGVPMLSIAGSLIGNSAYIKPKDDWKEYARIWSLIIGKPGDKKTPALKLLMEPIFSIQERLKMRYEFEKAQYEEELQRHAEDKKQPKPIPPIMRQIYTTDATIESLAELLKINNNGLLIYQDEAAGWVLSMNQYKGGKGSDKQQALSLWSGTSLMVNRKGREPLYITNPFVGFTGGIQPQTLGQLRSEMSETDGFIHRFIFAFPEPVKQDITLDVVSIETKQAWDNACKKLNEIGLEGQIELNLTKDALDTWMEWMRGNINEQEADDFPEHLLGPWAKFGSYSLRISMVLHLLRYVTGEVNNKENVDYETMIRTIKLMQYLKSHARKVYSMLRETPEDKKIRLAIKWIEKHGGEVSYRDLVRYKVAGVKKATEAVALVNEIIQRGHAIDVKDGKSQKIKLVKGG
- a CDS encoding helix-turn-helix domain-containing protein, with the protein product MEKKLLLVEDVAEILNLSVQSVYTQVREGIIPAIRIGRQLRFDPDKLQEWMDQGGTALPGVWKKDA